Within Sphaerodactylus townsendi isolate TG3544 linkage group LG05, MPM_Stown_v2.3, whole genome shotgun sequence, the genomic segment AACCAACATATATGTAAGAGAACACACATAGCACCCAGGCTGAGGCAATAAAAGTGTCGTAACCAAATTATCCTTGGGATCTGAATCCCTATAGGCATTTATATTGATCGGCACAGTGAACAAATTATTCATGCATAGGAAGTTAATTCAATACAATTATACATGAAAGTCCAGGTTTCAATGAATATCCATACTGTTGATCCATAGTAAATACAAACAAAGATGTAAGGTCATCCTTCTCATAAATGTAATCCGATGAAACCAAAAATAGGAAATTTACGGCAAATCTGTCATTTGTAGATTAGTATCACTTTAAATTATTACTTGTGAATTCCCAGCTGAAACTCACTAGGGTCTTATAGGAATGCAGCGTTAAGTCCTTTCTTTAGAAATAATACACAGCCTTGAGGGGTGGATCAACTCTGAAGGAGAGCAAATGTGAGAGCATTATcattactaattattattatgtaGTATATACTGTTAATATATTGATGGGCGATGGAGGGGTTTACATTACACTTGCATGTTTATAGTCCTCTTAATGTTACATGTATTATATAAAATTGTGCAATgcttattatttatatttcatgtaTTATAGAAACCCGCTGTTAATAAGGCTAAagataaaagcaaaaaataatttttatttctgaGGAAGATTCTTCGAAAACTCTACGTACGATGCGTTCAAAATAGTAGATTTATACATTTTGGGGAGTCAATTACATGGAACTGGAACCTCACACCAATTGAACCTGAGAGGTCTTTGCGATAAATTTCCTATTTTTGGTTTCATTGAATTACATTTATGAGAAGGATGACCTTACATCTTTGTTTGTATTTACTATAGAGCAACAGTATGGATATTCATTGAAACCTGGACTTTCATGTATAATTGTATTGAATTAACGTCCTATGCATGAATAATTTGTTCACTGTGCTGATCAATATAAATTACTATAGGGATTTAGATCCCAAGGATAATTTGGTTACTACACTTTTATTGCCTCAGCCTGGGTGCTGCGCGTACTCCTACATATACAGAAAAGGGATCACCCACGGAACAAAGTGGGTTTTTTGCACACTTAAGGGACTCTTCAGGTATGCAAAGAAACAAGTATTTTGTAAGGGGTGGAGAGAGAACAAACAGAGGCCGCCATACACAGTCAGGCAGGGACCCAAGCACACCCACTGTCCGAGGGAGCAAAATATCAAGCATAACtaagactagaccaggggtagggaacctttaacactcaaagagccatttggacccattttccacggaaaagaaaactcatggagccgcaaataccttttggcatttaaaattaagaaaacactgagtattttggttttttacctttacgcacGATTTGTACAAAgggcaactctcctctttccACAACTTCTGCCTTCTCGTCAGGGTCCGCTTCAAACCCTCTGATTGTgaccttttcccattctgtttcctcctttcccccttgttctgtctctaatatttctacccagctttcagttatcttttcagcgtcccccccccatctctactacattcaacccccttccctgctgttcttcccctctctggggcttttccacagatctatccctctctctcttctctctctctctctcctcctcctcctcgtcacatcagctctcctttccaccctccactttccccagcttcttccttctcctcggagcctcgttcggccgccccaccccccttaaatcctgccccagtgccttctaGGGCGTTTCTCCCCTCATCCTGCAACGAGGCCGGGCCGGGGAGAGGTGTTGCCGCTGTGACTCGCTCGGCGGCCTGCCCCCGCAGCGCTCAGCCCGTTGTCCCTCAGGCCGGGGCTGGGCACATTGCCGCCGCCACTGGGGctcggggctgtgtggcctgaCCGAGGCCTGCCGCTGCTGGGGTGCGCAGCTGCGCCGGTGCCTGGCGCCTGCCCCGTCAAGTCTGCGGAGGAGCCTCCACCCACGCTCCCGCATGAATggggagcgtgcagccagcatcccggcctgagccaggcgctgcttttttctcaggattctaccctgaggggaggggagaaaaaagcagcacCCGACTCAGGCCGGGatgctggctgcacgctccccATTCATGCGGGAGCGTGGGTGGAGGCTCCTCCGCAGACTTGACGGGGCGGACACCGGGTGCCGGCACAGCTGCGCGCCCCAGCAGCGGCAGGCCTCGGTCTGGCCACGCAGCCCCAAGCCCCAGCGGCGGCGGCAATGTGCCCAGCCCCGGCCTGAGGGACAACGGGCCGAGCGCTGCGGGGGCAGGCCGCCGAGCAAGTCACAGCGGCAACACCTCTCCCCGGCCCGGCCTCGTTGCAGGACGAGGGgagaaacgccccagaaggcactggggcaggatttaaggggggtggggcggctgaacgaggctccgaggagaaggaagaagctggggaaagtggagggtggaaaggagagcgggggtgactaggagagaggaggagagagagacaagagagagacaagagagagagggaaattgctgtggaaaagccccagagaggggaggaaggggccatgccaggagccgcacgacaagcgggaaagagccgtttgcggctcgtgagccgcgggttcccgacccttgGACTAGACCAATGGAAGGGAGCAAACATACAAGGAGAAAGGAAACTGATCTGCTCAGGCTAAGAGTTGATGACATTCTGGGAGAGAAAAGGTGAATCAGAGGATAATTTCCCAAtgtattctcaaaggctttcacggccggaatcactagggtgttatagggtttccgggctgcatgaccGTGTTCCactagaattttctcctgacgtttcacctgaatctgtggctggcatcttcagaggaatcaaagagcccagaaaccccacaacaccccaatttccCAATGGTTTGTTCTCTCCCATACTTGTCCCTCGCAGCACTTCCCGCCCTGCTCCAGCCTGTGCCACAGGCCTTTATCCAACCAACCAGACACAGAACGTAACACTGACTTAGCACAGCTTCAAGGATGCAATGGTGGCTGGGCAAGTGAAAGCACAACTCATTTGGCATGCTTCAGGGACCCATAAGAACCACTGCACATAGTAGTACATAAGGACACTATGATACTTTTGGGAAGCTAATGGCTGTCATGCCAAGTGGATAGCCATGTTCACGCATCACGGAATTCTTTTAGCATGACCCTATTTCACAGGAAGCCTGGAGATGCAGGGCCCAAGTTAGCCTAATTTTGTCAAAGCTAAACAGGGTAGTACTTGGATAGTCCACTGCCAGTACTGAgtagtacttggaagggacaaGAAAGGAGGTTCAGGGGCAAAACACAGAGGCAGTCAATcacaaaccacctttgcttgcCTTGACCCAGATAGCTGCAGCCAGTCCGAACtggtcagatctcggaagctaagcagggtcagccttggttagtactcgGCTGGGTGAcaaccagggaagtccagggtcactatggagaggcaggcaactggcaaaccacctcttaacgtctcttgcctggaaaatcctagGGTGTCaccataggaacataagaaagagcctgctggatcagaccagagatcatctgctactcgcagtggcccaccagatgcctttgggagctcacatgcaggatgtgaaagcaatggccttctgctgctgctgctcctgagcacctggtttgctaaggcctttgcaatctcagatcaaggaggatcaagattggtagccatagatcgacttctcctccataaatctgtccaagccccttttaaagctatccaggttagtggccatcaccacctcctgtggcagcatattccaaacaccaaccatgcgttgcgtgaagaaatgtttccttttattagtcctaattcttccccctagcattttcagtgtatgccccctggttttagtattgtgataaagagagaaaaatgtctctgtcaacattttctaccccatgtataattttatagacgtcaatcatatcccccctcggacctctccaaactaaagtgtcccaaatgctgcagcctctcctcataaggaaggtgctccagtccctcagctGTCACTTGACTGTGCTTTCCACCATCATTCCAGAGGGAAAAGAACATTTCCGTTTTCACAAGAGCGTAGACCAGGAGTGTCCAACACTGGCgcttcaggggctgatgggaattgtagtccatgaacatctgaagtgccacagtTGGATACCTCCAGCATAGACGCACATGGAAAGGACTACagtcaggtgtgtgtgtgtgtctccaggGTGAGTCTCATTACTTACCACCAGAGCCTTTTTAGACGAAGATGCTTTAGACTGTGCTCTACCACTCTGCCACCCCCTTGCTATAATTCCAGCCGCTCCAGTTCCTCCCCCTGAATGTGACACGTTTCCAATAAAAACTTTCCACCCTTTTCAGACCATATTCCGATAACTGCAAAACGCTGGCCTGAATATTCTGTGAATCCCAAGGAGCGCCAGGTCTAACATGTTTCCTTTTCCTAAAATTCCAACATCACCCACAAAAAGGCTCTCGCTGCCAAGGCCAGGCCCCCTGCCCGCACCAACACTTCTGCAGAAAGGCCGCGCCCAGGTGTGGAAGATGACTGTAGGGTACCTTTCTGGCAATACGTCAGCCGGCGCTCTTCTCCTGTATCGATGTTTGCTACCCAGAGGTCGTTGTTGTTGATGAATGAGAAAAAAGAAGGGTCTGCCGGACAGATTTTGGGATCCATCCGAGGCCCTGAGCATTGGGTCTTGAGTTCCAACGGCTTCATCGGTGAAACCTGTGCAAGCAGAGAAACACCAGAACATGAGAGGGCCTTAGAAGCCCACCCAGACTGGGGAATCAGGGCGAAACTGACCACACCAGTTTGGCAAGACTGGGAAAGAATTGCTCATGCAGCCCGACAGAAGCCCTGTGCTCAGAATCAAGACCAACGTTCAGAAGCGAGCAATGGCATCTCTCTGGAACCTCTGTAATGTCTCCATCCGTCACAGACAAAATAGAGGGAGACTCCTGTGTGAAGTTGCTGGGCTTCGATTGATTTACAGCAGGAGTTTCCAACACGGagcctctaggccaggggtctgcaacctgtggctctccagatgttcatggactacaattcccatcaacccctgccaccatggccaattgtagtccatgaacatctggagagccgcaggttgcagacccctgctctaggcactATAACGTCCACTGACACCTCTCCTGGAGCTcaccaactgtttttagaaagttgctTTTTTGAAAGTGGGGCTTCTGAGTGGCTGTTCAGACTGATTTTCAAAAAGTTGTTTTGGAAAACAGCCACCACCGCAGCAAGAGGATTTTCGTTTTGTGCATgcgagaaaatatttttaaaaagttatttcattttaaaaggcattctacCGAAGTGTTTGTACCTGCAATGTTGAAGATTTACTATGAAAGTTATACATAGGATTACTTCCTGATACGGCATGGTAGGCTACACCTACTccagcagctgttttgtggctaAGTTCACGGGCCTATGTCAGAATtgcaaagatgcccacaggcccCCAAAAGTCGTGGACTCCAAATTACAGGTTTGACAACCCGCCCAGAGCCTCCcgggatataaaactaattaCATTCAGATTTTACCTGGCAGACTCAAGCAGCAAGCAGGCGATGGATAATCTATCGGTGGGCACCATACTGGGGAAGGGGACAGACCAAGACAGTTTGGGCTACTTGTACTCACCATGAAGCCATTTTTGCCTCCGTCTCGGCAGTGGAAGAGGCTGTTGCTGgcctggaagaggaagaggccGCTCTCCCTGTGGAAGTCGTAGGAAGTGATTCCGAAGACGCCTAGCCTCTTGCGTTCCCGCAGTAGCTCCTCCTCCCGGGAATACATCCCATGGTGGGGGGTAGCCTGGCAAAAAGAAGTAAGAGGTATGCATGAGTGGCCCAAGGAAGGCTTGGCACTGGGCGGgatgggggggaaaggagttcaagtctcacCTTGGCTGTCAATTCACTTATGTTGCCTACAAAACCTACACCGCACCTTTCTGCTCTCAACAGGGCCTCCAAGGAGGCTAACGGACTAAATACCTACAccataaaaacacattttaaaaaccataaaaaccaGCAACGCACACGTCATGAAAACAATTAACACCAAACTGAAAGACACACATAAAAACCACCACTAAAACTCAGGGCAGGAAGAAGGGATCACTGAGAGGATGCTAGAGGAatcaaaaaaaatcttcacccgCTGAAGTAGGATGGCAACACAACGGGACAGGTGAGTCTGCCTGGGgaaagagttccagagctttggtacTGAAACCGAGAAGACCTCTGCCGAGTCACCACCCTCATATTCTCCAaagactagggcagtggttctcaacctgtgggtcgcgacccctttgggggggtcgaacgaccctttcacagggggcacctaagactctctgcaacagtgttctccatctgtaaaatggataaatgttagggttgggggtcaccacaacatgaggaactgtattaaagggttgcagcattaagaaggttaagaaccactggactagggcaATTGAAACAGGAATGTGGAAGAGGACCATACtggttgggtaggttcataaggAGTTAGGCGGTCTATGCAGTATGTTGATCCCAAACCATACTGAGTTTTAAAAGTCAAAATCAGCaacttgaattgtgcccagaaacagactgggagccagtgtaggtcGACCAAAACTGGAATGATATGGCCCCTTCAACCCACTCCAATAAACATACTGGACCAGCTGATGTTTCCAAACACTTTCCAAGGGCAGCCACACACAAGAGTACACCACGAAATCTAATCGAGATATAACCACAGGCTGCCCAGAAAAGGCTACAACTGGCTAACGAGTTGAAGCCAGTAAAAGTACCCCTGACTGTAACTGCCAACTGCTTATCCAGAAGTAGGCCTTATTCCAACAGCATTACCAAACTacagacctgttccttcaaggggagttCAAACCCCTTCAGAATGGGTTAAATTTGCTTATAATTCAAACCTTCCTCGCACCAATAGCGCTTCTATCATGctgggattaagtttcagtttattagccaGCATTCATTCCCAAACTGCCTCCAGGTGCTGGTTCAGGAGGTGAAGAAGATAAGGCAGGACAAGTTAAGCTAATAATAAGTTGCCCCCGACTCAGAGTCCTTGGGGTTTAATTGGGACCAACAAGGAGGCTTAAGGAAGGGAAATCCcgttttccctcccctccttgctaTTCGCTCCAGTTCCCACCTCCTTGCTAATGCCAGTTTTGGCATGCCATTTTGAACTGTCATGGCAACCACCAATAGCAGCCATATCTAGCTCAGCTGCACAGGGGCCAACCTTTTATTTGGCTCTCCTTTTTCTGAGTGGCTACGGCCACCCTATACCATATTTTCCCGGAGTTTTCAATTCCTCCCTCTTGGTCTGTTATTTAAACCAAAAGCTCTGCAAATGGTATGGCCGCATGCCTTGCAGGATGCTAGCAAAGCAAGCATGCTTATGCTACCTGGCCCAAACTTCCTGCTTTAGTGAAAAGTATTTCACCCTGGACTCTGAATAAACAACCCTTCAAAACAATTAAATTATAagcaaattagaaaaaaaaaccccaagtgaAGATCTGCGATAGTCACAGGGGATCCCATACTTCCCCCCACTGCCAAAAATGGAGTAGTTCCAAGCCCTACCAACTTCTATTGAGCCCAACTGCCAGCATCCTCCTGACACTGGAACAGTGTTCTTCTCTTCTGATAAGTGCATTGTCTGTGCACATGCAGACAACACAAACGTACCTGGGGATCTTTCACTCCccctatatattttatttgtcatttcagatttttctgtaaacctaggAGTCTtccaagaaagcaggaaaagctgTCAAGCCCCAATCCacagatttaggtatctgcagtAGGGCTACATGTCCCTATTAGGTACATAGGTATGTGAACGAAACAGAAAAAcaggagaatggaagaaaactTAGAAGCAGAAACTTTGCTTAAGCCACCATAATGTATGTAATACAAACGGAAAGTGTAGGGGGCTGGGAGAAATACTGTCTTTAATTTATTCCAGAAAGCCAGCAAAGAAGGACAAAGAAGCAAAAGAACTTCTCTCTGtgctgtgtaacacacttctggAGTCCTGTGCATTAAGTTGTATAGACAGCTGCTACCTCAGAGGGTTTCAAAAGGGAACTGAACAAATTCAGGGAGGAAATGTCCACAAAAGGCTATTTGCCATGGCAGataaatgaaacctccatgtgcAGAGGAAATATATCCCTGATCATTAGTAGCTCAGGTTCAACAGCAGGAAGATGCCATGGTCTTCATGCCCCTGCTTGCAGGATGTTCGGTAGCATCTGGTTGaccaaatggaacctccacagGCAGGGTAGTGTACCTGAAGCTCCAAAGCAGCAAAGAGATGCTATTCATAAAGGTCTCACTTGTAGGCTTTCAGATAGCATCTGGTTGACTGCTATGCAAAATTGGATGCTGGACTTAGAACTGGTGTCTGACCTGGCAGAGTTTCACGGAGCAGATCAAACTTGCCTAGAGAAGGAATCTCAAAGCCTTGATCCTTGTATGCAAAAGGCCCGGGGAACTATCCCCCACTGTACCACAGAATGGGGAAACCAAGAGAAAGGCTTCAGTAGAAAACCTTAATGAGCAGGTAGGAACATACTTATGAACCTACAGGGAGAGCTGAGgatgtttttcttttctcaccATTTCTGTCTCAGCCATGGGACACAGTCCATGATCCAACGCGCCTCACCTGGAAGTGATCCAGCATCTGTTTCCACGACAACAAGAGCAGGGCTTCCTTCCGTACCTTTTTGGGAATCTCGGAGTAGAGGAGGGAATTCTCCCTGCTCCCATATGGCATTCCTGCAGAAGCAGCACATCAGAACAAAACGGATGAGATCTTGTATTCCGTCCAATGAGGTTACGGTAACGGGAAAACTAAGCGCGTCATCTCCCAACATGCTTCACAATCTTGCAGGAAACCATGACACAAAAAGAGAACATGCCCAGCTGCTGGATGAGGGATGGCTATCCAGGGGCACTCTCTGTCAAAGGGAACTTCAACTGAGAAACCCCAGAGAACTACATGCTGGAAAGGAACAGGGGCATCTCAGAAAGGACAAAAATACAGAACTCCATTATTTCTGTactatcttttaaaacagtggttctcaacctgtgggtcgggaccactttgggggtcgaacgaccctttcacaggggtcgcccacgactctccgcatcagtgttctccatctgtaaaatggataaatgttagggttgggggtcaacaCCAGATGAGGAACTGTAtaaaagggtcacggcattaggaaggttgagaaccactgttttaaaaggtGCTTTGTTGAGGGGGTGGGTGCCCCTTCTAAAGCATCTTAAAATTAACCTTACAAATTACATTGAAGTTGTAGTCAGAAGGCAccctaagaagaaaaagaagaggagtttggatttatatcgcccctttctctcctgtaaagagactcaaaggggcttacaatctcctttcccttccatccccatccccacaacaaacaccctgtgacgtggatggggctgagagaactccaaagagctgCAGCTAGCCCAAGGTTTGCCTGGGACAGacattagattagcctgtgcactccaacacatgccagctgcacccagctggcatgtgttgaagtgcacaggctaatctaatgtCTGTCCCAGGCAAAGCagttgaaactgaaatcaaagacAGAATTATAAGGCACAGAGAGGAACAAAGCCTCATGAGGGAAAAATCAGCAAGGCTTCTGCAAAGGGGAGTCCTGCTTCACCAATCTTTTGGAGTTCTTGGAGAAAGTGAACAGGCATGTAGATGTTGGTGACCAGTAAACATCATATATTGGGCTTtcgaaaggcttttgacaaggtacctcactaaagactcctgagtaaaACTAGAAGTCAAAGGATATGAAGATGGGCTCCTTTGTGGATTAAAAATTGATGTAGCCAaagtaatgtagtggttaagaatggcagactgtgatctggtgaactgagtttgttcccTCGCTCCTCCCAAGAAGCCAGCTGGGCGACtatgggctagtagtcacagttctcttggaactcttccaccccaacctacctcacaaagtgcctgttgtgagggaagggggtgaccgtaagccactttgagactccttttagtagagaaaaatgggacatAAAAACCAATTCGTCTTAAATGAGAGGGCAGCTCTCATTGGAAGGAAATAAGCAGTGGGGGCCAAGTTGGCGACCAGTCCCAATCTTCACCTTGCCCCAAGGCAAAGGAACCAATCAAAGCCAGCCCTACCGAGATAATATAAGCGGTGAGAATGAGGACTGGACTCTTCAGTCTTCCGCACAAACTGGAAGTCATGAGGTGCCTTGTTGACGATCATCCCCGTGTACTTGCGGCTTCCGTGGATGATGTCGCGCAGCCCCTCCCACGAGTGCTTCTCCACGTGGAACTGCGATGAGGCTGTTTCTTCCATCTCCACCACCTCGGCGCTCTCCAGCAACGCGTCCACCGCCGTCATCCTCGGCCTTCCTCCCGAGCTGGTCAAGGAACTAGACGAATGGAAGAGGACATGTTTGGGAAGGGCCAGAGGGAACGCGACCACCCGCGTCCAGGATTCTAAGCTCTGGGTCGATTTTCACGTTTCACACCACCAAATGTTGATATTGCGCCTGGGCTTGAGGCCTTCAGGCTGTGTCTGGCAGACTGGAGTCACAGTAACTAGATTCCAGAccactagcaccttagagaccaatggTTTTTACAGGTCATGagctttcaagactcaaagctcCCTGAGTCTTATATCTGACGAAAGgagcattgactctcaaaagctcataccctaaaAACCTTGCTGCTCTCCCAAATGCTCCTGGACTTCAGTCTagtgtaggggtggccaacctatggtgctccagatgttcatggactacatttcccatcagctcctgccagcatggccaattgatcccAAACCATATTGACTTTCAAAAGTCAAAATCAGCATCTTGAAtt encodes:
- the DPP9 gene encoding dipeptidyl peptidase 9, giving the protein MQKAKRARLENKASGSWRSSLTSSGGRPRMTAVDALLESAEVVEMEETASSQFHVEKHSWEGLRDIIHGSRKYTGMIVNKAPHDFQFVRKTEESSPHSHRLYYLGMPYGSRENSLLYSEIPKKVRKEALLLLSWKQMLDHFQATPHHGMYSREEELLRERKRLGVFGITSYDFHRESGLFLFQASNSLFHCRDGGKNGFMVSPMKPLELKTQCSGPRMDPKICPADPSFFSFINNNDLWVANIDTGEERRLTYCQKGLSSVLDDPKSAGVATFVIQEEFDRFTGYWWCPTSCQEGPEGWKTLRLLYEEVDESEVEIIHVPSPALEERKTDSYRYPRTGSKNPKISLKLAEFQVDSQGKIACAQDKELVHPFTTMFPRVEYIARAGWTRDGK